The following are encoded in a window of Cygnus atratus isolate AKBS03 ecotype Queensland, Australia chromosome 20, CAtr_DNAZoo_HiC_assembly, whole genome shotgun sequence genomic DNA:
- the LOC118255053 gene encoding LOW QUALITY PROTEIN: aldehyde dehydrogenase family 3 member A2-like (The sequence of the model RefSeq protein was modified relative to this genomic sequence to represent the inferred CDS: inserted 1 base in 1 codon), with the protein MEGMQQVVGRAGAAFSSGRCRPLEFRMRQLKNLERMVREKEKEVLAALQSDLRECGRNTYSHEVMGVLGKLALAMESLPSRAAPQPVKKNXTDKAYVYPKPLGVVLVIGAWNYPFMLVVQLLIGAIAAGNAVVVKLSEVSEHTSQLVADLLPQYLDQELYPVVTGGVPETTELLMQRFDHILYTGNSAVGKIVMAAAAKHLTPVTLELGGKSPCCIDKDCDLAVTCRRIAWGKYMNCGQTCLAPDYVLCEPSIQSQVVEYIKAPLQIIKRVISETSSRGVTGNYVIMHYLLSSLPFGGVGNSGMGAYHGKHSFETFSHHRACLIKDLKMEGMNKFRYPPGSQKKLDWTKFFILKRFNKVRVGLSLK; encoded by the exons ATGGAGGGGATGCAGCAGGTGGtggggcgggccggggcggccTTCAGCTCGGGACGGTGCCGCCCGCTGGAGTTCAGGATGCGGCAGCTGAAGAACCTGGAGCGGATGGTGcgggagaaggagaaggaggtcCTGGCGGCCCTGCAGTCGGATCTGCGCGAG TGTGGGCGCAACACGTACAGCCACGAGGTCATGGgtgtgctggggaagctggcCCTGGCCATGGAGAGTCTGCCGTCCCGGGCAGCCCCTCAGCCGGTGAAGAAGA CTACTGACAAGGCGTACGTCTACCCCAAGCCGCTGGGGGTGGTGCTGGTGATCGGGGCCTGGAACTACCCCTTCATGCTGGTCGTGCAGCTGCTGATCGGGGCCATCGCAGCAG GCAATGCAGTGGTGGTGAAGCTGTCAGAGGTCAGTGAGCACACATCCCAGCTGGTGGCAGATCTCCTCCCTCAGTACCTGGACCAG GAGCTGTACCCGGTGGTCACAGGAGGAGTGCCTGAGACAACGGAGCTGCTGATGCAGAGATTCGACCACATCCTCTACACCGGGAACAGCGCCGTGGGCAAAATCGTGATGGCAGCGGCTGCCAAGCACCTGACGCCCGTCACCCTGGAGCTGGGTGGGAAGAGCCCCTGCTGCATCGACAAGGACTGCGACCTGGCTGTCACCTGCAG GCGGATAGCATGGGGGAAGTACATGAACTGTGGGCAAACCTGCCTTGCCCCGGACTATGTCCTGTGCGAGCCGTCCATCCAGAGCCAGGTGGTGGAGTACATTAAGGCGCCTCTGCAG atAATCAAGAGAGTCATCTCAGAAACCTCCAGTAGGGGTGTTACTGGAAATTATGTCATCATGCATTACTTGCTCTCAAGTTTACCCTTTGGTGGTGTCG GGAACAGCGGGATGGGCGCCTACCACGGCAAGCACAGCTTTGAGACCTTCTCCCACCACCGTGCCTGCTTGATCAAGGACCTGAAGATGGAGGGTATGAACAAATTCCGGTACCCGCCTGGCAGCCAGAAGAAGCTGGATTGGACCAAGTTCTTCATTTTGAAGCGGTTTAACAAGGTCCGAGTTGGATTGTCATTGAAGTGA
- the ULK2 gene encoding serine/threonine-protein kinase ULK2 gives MMEVVGDFEYSKKDLIGHGAFAVVFKGRHRKKTDWEVAIKSINKKNLSKSQILLGKEIKILKELQHENIVALYDVQEMPNSVFLVMEYCNGGDLADYLQAKGTLSEDTIRVFLQQIAAAMRILHSKGIIHRDLKPQNILLSYASRRKSSVSGIRIKIADFGFARYLHSNMMAATLCGSPMYMAPEVIMSQHYDAKADLWSIGTVIYQCLVGKPPFQANSPQDLRMFYEKNRNLIPSIPRETSTYLADLLLGLLQRNQKDRMDFEAFFNHPFLDQVSTVKKSCPVPVPTYAGSVSGSSCGSSPSCRFASPPSLPDMQHIQEENLSSPPLGPPNYLQVSKDSASTSSKNSSCDTDDFVLVPHNISSDHSYDMPLGAAGRRASSEFLMCGGQSPLTISGSSGTVQKPSSASSRSTASGTTNRHCQPSVSPRSETAPIPVPTQLRNYQRIEQNLSSTASPVSNPHGSPRAGVVRRSNTSPMGFMKMGSCSPVPADTAQGVGRRLSTGSSRPYSPSPLVGTIPEQLGHCCCGQLQGHESRSRNFSGSPIPPSQSPQSLLMGARLQSAPTLTDIYQNKQKLRKQHSDPVCPSYAGYGYSHSPQPSRPGSLGTSPTKHMGSSPRSSDWLFKTPLPTIIGSPTKATAPFKIPKTQASSNLLALANRQGSVDAPLQPKDISEPRDFTHFHLTQGSEKQAGEQHSKATFGRSVSTGKLSDQQVKTTLGGQLYQGSTDSLNTERPMDTAPAGAYGIAVAPPSMGSGASSRAVMFTVGSPPSSATPPTCTHMVLRTRTTSVGSNSSGGSLCSTSGRVYMGSPPGIYMGSSPPGAEAAPSLKYMPYGTSPPSLEGFITFEAPELPEETLMEREHTDTLRHLNMMLTFTECVLDLTAVRGGNPDLCTSAVSLYQIQESIVVDQISQLSKEWGQVEQLVLYMKAAQLLASSLHLAKAQVKSGKLNPSTAVKQVVKSLNERYKFCISMCKKLTEKLNRFFSDKQRFIDEINSVTAEKLIYSCAVEMVQSAALDEMFQQTEDITYRYHKAALLLEGLTKILQDPADIENVHKYKSSIERRLSALCYSTVAVYEQ, from the exons gAAATGCCCAATTCTGTCTTTTTGGTGATGGAG taCTGCAATGGTGGGGATTTGGCAGATTACTTACAAG CTAAAGGAACTCTCAGCGAAGATACCATCCGAGTGTTCCTCCAGCAGATTGCAGCAGCTATGCGTATTCTGCACAGTAAAGGAATCATTCATAGGGATCTTAAACCACAGAATATTTTACTGTCTTATGCCAGTCGTAGGAAGTCAAGTGTCAGTGGCATACGCATCAAAATAG CTGACTTTGGTTTTGCTCGTTATCTGCATAGCAACATGATGGCCGCAACTTTGTGTGGTTCACCTATGTATATG GCCCCTGAAGTGATTATGTCTCAACACTACGATGCTAAAGCAGACCTGTGGAGCATAGGAACAGTGATTTATCAGTGTCTTGTTGGCAAACCACCTTTTCAG GCCAATAGTCCTCAAGATTTGAGaatgttttatgaaaagaaCAGGAATTTGATTCCTAG TATCCCTAGGGAAACGTCAACTTATCTGGCTGACCTGCTGTTGGGTTTGCTTCAGAGAAACCAAAAAGACAGAATGGACTTTG AAGCGTTTTTCAACCACCCTTTCCTGGATCAGGTTTCAACAGTCAAAAAGT CTTGTCCTGTACCAGTGCCCACATATGCTGGCTCAGTCTCTGGCAGTTCCTGTGGAAGCTCCCCTTCCTGCCGTTTTGCTTCTCCTCCA TCTCTTCCAGACATGCAGCatattcaagaagaaaatttgtCTTCCCCTCCATTGGGTCCTCCAAACTATCTTCAAGTGTCTAAAGACTCTGCCAGTACCAGTAGCAAGAACTCTTCTTGTGACACAGATGACTTTGTTCTTGTCCCACACAACATCTCTTCAGACCACTCAT ATGATATGCCATTGGGAGCAGCTGGCAGGCGTGCTTCAAGCGAGTTCTTGATGTGTGGAGG GCAGTCACCATTAACTATTTCTGGAAGCTCAGGAACTGTACAGAAGCCatcctcagcctcttctcgaAGTACTGCTTCTGGTACAACTAACAG GCATTGTCAGCCTTCAGTATCCCCACGCAGTGAAACAGCACCTATCCCAGTTCCCACTCAGCTCCGGAATTACCAGCGTATAGAACAGAACCTCTCCTCTACTGCCAGCCCTGTGTCAAACCCCCACGGATCACCAAG AGCTGGGGTTGTGAGACGCTCAAATACTAGTCCGATGGGCTTCATGAAGATGGGTTCCTGTTCTCCAGTACCAGCTGACACTGCGCAGGGTGTTGGGCGCCGATTATCCACAGGATCTTCAAGACCATATTCTCCCTCACCACTAG TTGGAACAATACCTGAGCAGCTTGGACACTGTTGTTGTGGACAGCTTCAAGGGCATGAATCGAGGAGCAGAAACTTCTCAG GTTCTCCGATACCACCATCTCAGTCTCCACAGTCACTTTTGATGGGAGCTAGGTTGCAAAGTGCTCCAACTCTCACAGATATTTACCAAAACAAGCAGAAGCTCAGAAAGCAGCATTCAGACCCAGTATGCCCATCTTATGCTGGGTATGGATACAGTCATTCTCCACAACCAAGTAGGCCAGGTAGTCTGGGAACATCACCTACCAAACATATGGGATCGTCACCTAGGAGTTCAGACTGGCTGTTCAAAACTCCATTACCAACGATCATTGGCTCTCCTACTAAG gcTACAGCTCCTTTCAAAATACCTAAAACACAAGCATCCTCAAACTTGCTGGCTCTGGCTAATCGCCAAGGGTCTGTAGATGCACCACTGCAGCCTAAAGACATCAGCGAACCAAGGGATTTCACACATTTCCACTTGACGCAAGGAAGTGAAAAgcaagcaggagagcagcacagtAAAGCTACATTCGGCAG ATCTGTTAGTACCGGGAAGCTCTCAGATCAACAAGTAAAGACTACCCTTGGCGGCCAGTTATATCAAGGCAGTACAGACAGCCTCAATACAGAGCGACCAATGGATACAG ctccagcaggggcCTATGGAATTGCAGTGGCACCTCCTTCCATGGGAAGTGGGGCAAGTTCTCGAGCTGTCATGTTTACCGTTGGGTCTCCTCCAAGCAGTGCCACCCCTCCTACCTGCACCCATATGGTCCTCAGAACAAGAACCACCTCAG ttgGATCAAACAGTTCTGGAGGGTCTCTCTGCTCTACTAGTGGCCGTGTATATATGGGCTCCCCTCCTGGTATTTATATGGGTTCTTCTCCTCCGGGAGCCGAGGCAGCTCCAAGTCTGAAGTACATGCCTTATGGTACTTCGCCTCCCAGCTTAGAGGGCTTTATCACTTTTGAAGCTCCCGAATTGCCTGAGGAAACTTTAATGgag AGAGAACATACAGATACACTGCGTCATCTGAACATGATGCTGACATTTACAGAATGTGTTCTGGATCTGACAGCAGTACGGGGAGGGAACCCAGACCTGTGTACTTCTGCAGTATCACTGTACCAAATCCAAGAGAGCATAGTTGTTGATCAGATTAGCCAACTAAGCAAAGAGTGGGG ACAAGTAGAGCAGCTTGTGCTGTATATGAAAGCAGCCCAGTTACTGGCATCTTCTCTGCATCTTGCCAAAGCACAGGTCAAATCAGGGAAACTGAACCCATCCACTGCTGTTAAGCAAG ttgtgAAAAGCCTCAATGAGAGATACAAATTCTGTATCAGCATGTGCAAGAAACTGACAGAAAAGTTGAATCGTTTCTTTTCGGATAAGCAGAGATTCATTGATGAAATCAACAGTGTAACTGCAGAGAAACTCATTTACAGCTGTGCTGTAGAAATG GTTCAGTCAGCAGCTCTAGATGAGATGTTTCAGCAAACTGAAGATATTACATATCGATACCACAAAGCAGCCTTGCTGCTGGAAGGACTGACTAAAATACTGCAAGACCCTGCAGATATAGAAAATGTACACAAGT ataaGTCTAGCATCGAGCGAAGGCTTTCTGCACTTTGCTATAGCACAGTGGCTGTATATGAGCAGTAG